Proteins from a single region of Sphaerochaeta globosa str. Buddy:
- a CDS encoding NYN domain-containing protein encodes MHRKNNALYIDLENIPSGLDLKMLFEELTLKHNESPEEENIFVIKMACGNSASIKKLEKQLAEYNFTIRDTPSITTNYKNRADLIISLEALETIIINTPVIDRYVFITSDSDFTVIMEALRKYGKEVYLVTKESVSDKPIFNNCCDEILIIESFMPKPKTEEPKEAEKGKVKKAEKPDAAHTKKMDLLVEDLMKKVVESFDPDAWQLVSYAGVKFHQMDKSRMIERSSYRSLGNLLSKLEQERFIERKLNEKGHPEIRKASVSVSP; translated from the coding sequence ATGCATAGGAAAAACAACGCACTGTATATCGACCTTGAGAACATACCATCAGGCCTTGATCTGAAGATGCTCTTCGAGGAGCTTACACTCAAACATAATGAAAGCCCTGAGGAAGAGAATATTTTCGTCATTAAAATGGCTTGCGGCAACTCAGCATCGATTAAGAAACTGGAAAAACAGCTCGCTGAATACAACTTTACCATTCGTGACACCCCGTCGATTACCACCAACTACAAGAACAGAGCCGACCTGATTATTAGCCTCGAAGCGCTGGAGACCATCATCATCAACACCCCGGTCATCGACCGTTATGTTTTCATCACCAGCGATAGCGATTTCACCGTCATTATGGAAGCGCTGAGAAAGTATGGAAAGGAAGTGTATTTGGTAACCAAGGAATCGGTAAGCGACAAGCCGATTTTCAACAATTGTTGTGATGAGATTTTGATCATTGAGTCCTTCATGCCCAAACCAAAAACAGAAGAACCGAAAGAGGCAGAGAAAGGCAAGGTTAAAAAGGCTGAAAAACCCGATGCGGCACATACCAAGAAAATGGACCTGCTGGTTGAGGATTTAATGAAAAAGGTGGTTGAATCCTTCGACCCTGATGCCTGGCAGCTTGTCAGCTATGCGGGGGTGAAGTTCCATCAGATGGATAAAAGCCGGATGATCGAGCGCAGCAGTTATCGGAGCCTCGGCAACTTGCTGTCCAAGCTGGAACAGGAGAGATTCATTGAACGGAAGCTCAACGAAAAAGGGCATCCTGAAATACGCAAAGCATCTGTATCTGTATCACCATAG
- a CDS encoding RluA family pseudouridine synthase, whose product MHPPLPQYPATLHALYLQHLLLTKRCVDFDAQCSYSIDRFFESGGGSMFGVLVAQDKDGNEILLKAFSGSLGGKRNLPGWAKHLVEDQAYDSYMQMYDQRIKEQEDELQRIKLSQKALCHYYSLYHLSTIDAKQVSLASCFPSANIPTGSGDCCAIKLLHAAFSQGLKPISMAEFFFGSSPNREHLALYGPCDQKCKPILKQMLGLDIVYQDEHIVVVNKPSGLLSVPGRTQDKIDSVETRIRLLYPHAPLQCATHRLDMDTSGLLVVALNKQAHSRMHIQFREQQVKKSYIALLQGVVKQKSGSITLPFRVDITNRPHQIYDEVHGKWGTTHYTRLGVERTAEGELVTRMLFEPQTGRTHQLRLHSSHPKGLGIPIVGDRLYGSGMTERLYLHAQRISFSHPISGQMMDFCTEIPF is encoded by the coding sequence ATGCACCCTCCACTTCCCCAGTATCCGGCAACACTGCATGCCCTCTATTTGCAACATCTGCTGCTGACCAAACGCTGTGTCGATTTCGATGCACAGTGTTCCTATTCCATCGACCGGTTTTTTGAAAGCGGCGGGGGTAGTATGTTCGGGGTGCTGGTTGCACAAGACAAGGATGGCAATGAGATACTGCTCAAAGCATTTTCCGGAAGTCTGGGAGGGAAGCGCAACCTACCGGGCTGGGCCAAGCATCTGGTAGAAGACCAAGCGTACGATTCCTATATGCAGATGTACGACCAGAGAATCAAAGAGCAGGAGGATGAACTACAGCGCATCAAACTCTCCCAAAAGGCTCTTTGCCACTACTACAGCCTCTATCACCTGAGCACTATCGACGCAAAGCAGGTTTCGCTTGCCTCTTGCTTCCCCTCTGCCAATATACCCACCGGCAGTGGCGATTGTTGTGCGATCAAGCTGCTTCATGCAGCATTTTCCCAAGGACTGAAGCCGATCAGCATGGCCGAATTCTTCTTCGGCTCAAGCCCCAATCGTGAACATCTGGCCTTGTATGGTCCCTGTGACCAAAAATGCAAACCCATTCTCAAGCAAATGCTTGGTCTGGACATCGTCTATCAGGATGAACACATTGTGGTGGTCAATAAACCGTCCGGACTGCTTTCGGTACCCGGACGAACACAAGACAAGATCGATTCAGTGGAAACACGCATCCGTCTTCTGTATCCCCATGCTCCCTTGCAGTGTGCAACCCATCGCCTGGATATGGACACCTCCGGCCTCTTGGTGGTTGCACTCAATAAACAGGCACACAGCAGGATGCATATACAGTTTCGTGAACAACAGGTAAAGAAGAGCTATATCGCCCTGCTTCAGGGTGTGGTTAAGCAAAAGAGCGGATCCATCACGCTGCCCTTCCGAGTCGATATCACCAACCGCCCCCACCAAATCTATGATGAGGTACATGGCAAATGGGGAACGACTCACTATACGCGCCTTGGTGTGGAACGTACTGCAGAAGGTGAGCTCGTAACCCGGATGCTGTTTGAGCCGCAAACAGGCAGGACCCACCAGCTCAGGCTCCACAGTTCCCATCCCAAGGGGTTGGGAATTCCCATAGTTGGAGACCGACTCTACGGCAGCGGGATGACCGAACGGCTGTACCTGCATGCCCAGAGGATTAGCTTCTCACATCCCATCAGCGGCCAAATGATGGACTTTTGTACAGAAATACCGTTCTAA